A stretch of Besnoitia besnoiti strain Bb-Ger1 chromosome III, whole genome shotgun sequence DNA encodes these proteins:
- a CDS encoding mucin family glycoprotein (encoded by transcript BESB_047780), with translation MRPLYSNYIAASDACIAALDSQTAGDAPTAPSLSNTNLGDSSDAGSETSSLHDAQPPPKNTPRYAHVNIHSPRMRGGSRHPRGEVSKPIFATNRHQEPYVVSAFVTVAQPHESATRFGRALLTPQIGMSEVSSQSSDTTIRFEDVSSSCVAYHNSKRRFRLSTPLRELDTGEGDRALEKLKAFADNACVDTDEPDDCSIKGINTFDGVSVSCADAVKAWYNQVHDYTYEHYSRWHFKKTGSFTLLMWADSEKLSCFQTKGCNMIGKPERLLCAYSPAGNTVGEYPFSLSQWESIVARDGLPQVTVVIGGSSSEETPSTTTSTSTTTTSTTRTTTTTTSTTTTTTTRTSTTTTTSTTTSTTTSPPAADFTDECLRAHNEKRAVGMSTPIRELERNSAAIKQAESYKTQMEQRSCPFQHSGVMQYGENLYRSSFQASCSDAVELWYSEVDNYKYYTSINSFNYQQFGHFTQVMWANSTGLGCAYSSKCGTIVCNYYPPGNYLGQYPFSRAQYDSIRQRDG, from the exons ATGCGACCCCTGTATTCTAACTACATTGCTGCGTCTGATGCATGCATTGCAGCCCTCGACTCGCAGACAGCCGGCGACGCACCAACAGCTCCGTCACTAAGCAACACGAATCTGGGTGACTCCTCTGACGCCGGAAGTGAAACGAGTTCACTTCATGATGCACAACCTCCCCCTAAAAATACACCAAGATATGCTCACGTGAACATCCACAGTccccgcatgcgcggcggaTCTCGCCACCCAAGAGGAGAAGTATCGAAGCCCATATTCGCCACAAACCGCCATCAGGAGCCCTACGTGGTTAGCGCCTTCGTGACTGTGGCTCAACCACACGAAAGTGCAACTCGCTTCGGCCGAGCACTTCTGACGCCGCAGATAGGCATGAGCGAAGTCTCATCTCAAAGTTCGGACACGACAATTCGCTTCGAGGATGTATCCTCAA GCTGCGTGGCGTATCATAACTCCAAGAGACGTTTTCGCCTGTCCACACCACTACGGGAGCTTGACACCGGAGAGGGGGATCGTGCCTTGGAAAAACTGAAGGCTTTCGCCGACAACGCATGTGTGGATACTGATGAACCAGATGATTGCAGCATTAAG GGAATAAATACTTTTGATGGAGTCAGCGTAAGCTGCGCTGATGCTGTGAAGGCATGGTACAACCAAGTTCACGACTACAC GTACGAGCACTACTCGCGTTGGCATTTCAAGAAAACAGGCTCCTTCACCCTCTTGATGTGGGCTGATTCCGAAAAGTTGAGTTGCTTTCAAACGAAAGGATGTAACATGATTGGAAAGCCGGAAAGGCTCTTGTGCGCCTACTCTCCCGCAGGAAACACTGTCGGAGAATACCCTTTCAG CCTCAGTCAGTGGGAGAGCATAGTCGCGAGAGACGGACTGCCGCAAGTTACCGTCGTCATTGGTGGATCATCAAGCGAGGAAACACCTTCTACAACAACATCAACCTCGACTACAACAACAAGTACCACACGGACGACGACTACCACGACTTCAACCACGACTACGACCACGACGAGAACTTCTACCACAACAACTACATCTACGACTACAAGCACGACCACAAgcccgcctgccgcagatTTCACGGATG AGTGCCTGCGAGCGCACAATGAAAAGAGAGCAGTAGGGATGTCAACACCAATCCGGGAGCTGGAACGAAACAGCGCGGCTATCAAGCAAGCAGAGTCGTATAAAACACAAATGGAACAGCGAAGCTGTCCATTTCAACACAGCGGAGTCATGCAG TACGGCGAGAACCTGTATAGGTCATCTTTTCAAGCATCATGCTCCGACGCTGTTGAACTGTGGTACAGCGAGGTAGACAACTACAAATA CTATACCTCAATTAACTCCTTCAATTACCAGCAGTTTGGCCACTTCACCCAAGTTATGTGGGCGAACAGCACTGGCCTAGGATGCGCGTACAGCTCGAAATGCGGTACGATCGTGTGCAACTACTACCCACCCGGGAATTACCTTGGGCAGTATCCCTTTAG TCGCGCACAGTACGACAGCATTCGGCAGAGGGACGGATAG